A portion of the Haemophilus influenzae genome contains these proteins:
- the crr gene encoding PTS glucose transporter subunit IIA — protein MGLFDKLFGSKENKSVEVEIYAPISGEIVNIEDVPDVVFSEKIVGDGVAVRPIGNKIVAPVDGVIGKIFETNHAFSMESKEGVELFVHFGIDTVELKGEGFTRIAQEGQSVKRGDTVIEFDLVLLESKAKSVLTPIVISNMDEISCIVKKSGEVVAGESVVLALKK, from the coding sequence ATGGGCTTATTTGACAAGTTATTTGGTTCAAAAGAAAACAAATCTGTGGAAGTTGAAATTTATGCACCGATCTCTGGCGAGATCGTTAATATTGAAGATGTTCCTGATGTGGTTTTCTCTGAAAAAATCGTTGGCGATGGTGTTGCTGTTCGTCCTATTGGTAACAAAATCGTTGCGCCAGTGGATGGTGTGATTGGTAAAATTTTTGAAACCAATCACGCTTTTTCAATGGAATCAAAAGAAGGGGTAGAATTATTTGTACACTTTGGTATTGATACTGTTGAGTTGAAAGGTGAAGGCTTTACTCGTATTGCACAAGAAGGTCAATCTGTTAAGCGTGGCGATACCGTGATTGAATTTGATCTTGTGCTATTAGAATCAAAAGCAAAATCTGTCTTAACACCAATCGTAATTTCAAACATGGACGAAATTTCTTGTATCGTAAAAAAATCAGGCGAAGTAGTGGCTGGAGAATCAGTGGTATTAGCCTTAAAGAAATAA
- the ptsI gene encoding phosphoenolpyruvate-protein phosphotransferase PtsI: MISGILASPGIAFGKALVLKEEKIVLDTQKITDDQIDAEVARFYEGRAAAVEQLNSIRERALISLGEEKAAIFEGHLMILEDEELEEEILDYLRSNKVNAGVAASKILDQQVTMLSEIDDEYLKERAGDIRDIANRLVKNILGMYIVDLGDIQEESILVAYDLTPSETAQLNLEKVLGVVTDIGGRTSHTSIMARSLELPAIVGTNKVTKLVNTGDYLILDAINNQVYINPTASQIDELKALEAKISEEKAELAKLKDLPAITLDGHKVDVVANIGTIRDCDGAERNGAEGIGLYRTEFLFMDREQLPTEEEQFIAYKQVVEAMNGRLTVLRTMDIGGDKELSYLDLPKEMNPFLGWRAIRIALDRREILNAQLRAVLRASAFGKLAVMFPMIISVEEIRELKAVIETLKAELREEGRLFDNNIQVGVMVETPSAAVNAKFLAKEVDFFSIGTNDLTQYTLAVDRGNEFISHLYNPMHPSVLGLIKQVIDASHTEGKWTGMCGELAGDERATLLLLGMGLDEFSMSAISVPRIKKLIRNVNFQDAKALADAALQKPTAAEIDQLIEEFLLENSLN; this comes from the coding sequence TTTGGTAAGGCACTTGTTCTTAAAGAAGAAAAGATTGTTCTTGATACACAAAAAATTACTGATGATCAAATTGACGCAGAAGTCGCTCGGTTTTACGAAGGACGTGCTGCGGCGGTAGAACAACTTAATTCAATTAGAGAACGTGCATTAATTTCTTTAGGCGAAGAAAAAGCGGCAATCTTTGAAGGTCACTTGATGATTCTTGAGGATGAAGAATTAGAAGAAGAAATTCTTGATTATCTTCGTTCAAATAAAGTGAATGCAGGCGTTGCGGCGAGTAAAATTTTAGATCAACAAGTGACAATGTTATCTGAAATTGATGATGAATATTTGAAAGAACGTGCAGGCGATATTCGGGATATTGCTAACCGTTTAGTTAAAAATATTTTGGGAATGTACATTGTTGATCTTGGTGATATTCAGGAAGAATCTATTCTTGTTGCTTATGATCTGACTCCCTCAGAAACAGCTCAACTTAATCTTGAAAAAGTATTAGGGGTTGTCACTGATATTGGTGGTAGAACCTCACATACTTCTATTATGGCGCGTTCTTTAGAATTGCCAGCGATTGTCGGCACAAATAAAGTGACTAAATTAGTCAATACGGGCGATTATTTAATTTTAGATGCTATCAATAACCAAGTTTATATTAACCCAACAGCATCTCAGATTGATGAATTAAAAGCACTTGAAGCGAAAATTTCTGAGGAAAAAGCAGAGTTAGCTAAATTAAAAGATCTTCCTGCAATCACATTAGATGGACATAAGGTTGATGTGGTTGCGAATATCGGGACGATTCGTGATTGTGACGGCGCAGAACGTAATGGAGCGGAAGGGATTGGGCTATACCGAACTGAATTCTTATTTATGGATCGTGAACAGCTTCCCACAGAAGAAGAACAATTTATTGCCTATAAACAAGTGGTAGAAGCAATGAACGGACGTTTAACCGTGCTTCGTACTATGGATATTGGTGGCGATAAAGAGCTTTCATATTTAGATTTACCAAAAGAAATGAATCCATTCTTGGGATGGCGTGCGATTCGCATTGCATTAGATCGCCGTGAAATTTTAAATGCACAATTACGTGCGGTGTTGCGTGCTTCAGCGTTTGGTAAATTGGCGGTGATGTTTCCGATGATTATTTCTGTAGAAGAAATTCGGGAATTAAAAGCGGTTATTGAAACATTAAAAGCGGAATTACGTGAAGAGGGGAGACTGTTTGATAATAATATCCAAGTTGGGGTAATGGTCGAAACCCCCTCTGCCGCGGTAAATGCAAAATTTTTAGCAAAAGAAGTAGATTTCTTTAGTATCGGTACTAACGATTTAACCCAATATACTTTGGCTGTAGATCGCGGTAATGAGTTTATTTCCCATCTTTATAATCCAATGCACCCTTCAGTGCTTGGTTTAATTAAACAAGTGATTGATGCTTCTCACACAGAAGGAAAATGGACGGGAATGTGTGGGGAATTAGCAGGGGATGAACGCGCGACTTTATTGTTACTTGGTATGGGATTAGATGAATTTAGCATGAGTGCGATTTCTGTACCTCGCATTAAAAAATTAATCCGTAATGTAAATTTCCAAGATGCAAAAGCGCTTGCTGATGCCGCATTACAAAAACCGACCGCTGCAGAAATTGATCAATTAATTGAAGAATTTTTGCTGGAAAATTCATTAAATTAA